One Arthrobacter sp. StoSoilB20 DNA segment encodes these proteins:
- a CDS encoding hydroxyacid dehydrogenase yields the protein MSLKPQALLVMNSGTFADQFDSTRLERLAGLVDLGDRPWTDSLDEPGLQGRLEEVEILLTSWGVPQLNAERLERMPKLRAVFHCAGTVRSFVSEELWDRGITVTNGADANAIPVAEFTFASIVLAGKKAHILANDARTYREDWSYIADRGELGNIGRVVGVVGFSRIGRRVVQLVQQLQDVTCLVSDPYADPLEVAAAGGRLVSLQELLPVSDVVTIHAPALPETRNMISTAELQAMKDHATLINTARGSLVDTEALEKECATGRITALLDVTEPEPLPAGSALYDLPNVIITPHIAGSLGTETRRMSDAALDDLERYLAGKDLLAQVVHADLGLSA from the coding sequence ATGTCGCTCAAGCCCCAGGCACTGCTGGTCATGAATAGCGGAACCTTTGCTGACCAGTTCGATTCCACGCGTCTGGAGCGGCTTGCTGGACTGGTGGACCTTGGTGACCGGCCCTGGACGGATTCCCTGGACGAACCCGGGTTGCAGGGGCGTTTGGAAGAGGTGGAAATCCTCCTCACCAGCTGGGGAGTGCCGCAGCTCAATGCTGAGCGTTTGGAGCGCATGCCCAAACTCAGGGCTGTTTTCCACTGTGCAGGAACTGTCCGCAGCTTCGTCAGCGAAGAACTCTGGGACCGCGGCATCACCGTGACCAACGGCGCCGACGCCAATGCGATCCCGGTAGCCGAATTCACTTTCGCCTCGATCGTCCTGGCGGGCAAAAAGGCACACATCCTCGCCAACGACGCCCGCACTTACCGGGAAGACTGGAGCTACATCGCGGACCGAGGCGAGCTCGGAAACATCGGCCGTGTGGTGGGCGTCGTGGGGTTCTCCCGCATCGGCCGCCGCGTAGTACAGCTGGTCCAGCAACTCCAGGACGTCACGTGCCTCGTCAGCGATCCCTACGCGGATCCGTTGGAAGTAGCGGCCGCCGGCGGAAGGCTGGTCTCGCTTCAAGAACTCCTGCCCGTCTCCGATGTAGTCACCATCCACGCACCGGCACTGCCGGAAACCCGCAACATGATCAGCACGGCAGAACTGCAGGCAATGAAGGACCACGCGACGCTCATCAACACAGCCCGCGGTTCCCTCGTTGACACCGAAGCCCTCGAGAAAGAGTGCGCCACCGGACGGATCACGGCGCTCCTTGACGTCACGGAGCCCGAGCCGCTGCCGGCCGGCTCCGCCCTGTATGACCTCCCCAACGTCATCATCACCCCGCACATTGCCGGTTCGCTCGGAACGGAGACCCGGCGGATGTCCGACGCCGCCCTGGATGACCTTGAACGGTACCTCGCCGGCAAGGACCTCCTGGCCCAAGTAGTCCACGCGGACCTCGGCCTCAGCGCCTAG
- a CDS encoding sugar ABC transporter substrate-binding protein, protein MKRTTLAAIALAVTAGLGLTGCAGAAGPAEPQAAEGKTRLTVSVWNYEGTPEFKALFDSYEAANPNVDIEPVDILADDYPQKVTTMLAGGDTTDVLTMKNVIDYSRYANNGQLQEINSVVDKVGKDNLAGMDAFNIDGKYFAAPYRQDFWLLYYNKDLFKAAGIEDPKDLTWEKYTEIAKKLSTETGGKKTYGTYHHIWRSVVQATAAAQNGADQNSGDYGFMEDQYNTALDLQKSGATLDFGTAKSQKTSYRTMFESGQAAMMPMGTWYIAGILQAKKDGKTNVNWGLAPMPQKNDDGKVTTFGSPTAFAVNKNATHSDEAKKFIEWAAGEEGAKAISKIGVVPALQNDAITAEYFKLDGMPADELSKKAFTPDTTELEMPVSDKSAATDKILNQEHDLIMVGERSVTDGIAEMGKRVKSEVLGK, encoded by the coding sequence ATGAAGCGCACAACCCTCGCCGCAATCGCCCTTGCGGTGACTGCAGGGCTCGGACTCACCGGCTGTGCCGGCGCTGCCGGTCCCGCCGAACCGCAGGCGGCCGAAGGCAAGACCCGGTTGACCGTCTCGGTCTGGAACTACGAGGGCACCCCCGAGTTCAAGGCCCTCTTTGACAGCTACGAGGCTGCCAATCCCAACGTGGACATTGAACCCGTGGACATCCTGGCCGACGACTACCCCCAGAAGGTCACCACCATGCTGGCCGGTGGCGACACCACCGACGTCCTCACCATGAAGAACGTGATCGACTACTCCCGCTACGCCAACAACGGCCAGCTGCAGGAAATCAACAGCGTGGTGGACAAGGTGGGCAAGGACAACCTCGCCGGCATGGACGCCTTCAACATCGACGGCAAGTACTTCGCTGCTCCCTACCGCCAGGACTTCTGGCTGCTGTACTACAACAAGGACCTCTTCAAGGCTGCCGGCATTGAAGATCCCAAGGACCTGACATGGGAGAAGTACACGGAGATCGCCAAGAAGCTCTCCACGGAGACCGGCGGCAAGAAGACATACGGCACGTACCACCACATCTGGCGTTCAGTAGTCCAGGCCACCGCGGCAGCCCAGAACGGCGCCGACCAGAACAGCGGTGACTACGGCTTCATGGAGGACCAGTACAACACTGCGCTGGACCTGCAGAAGTCCGGCGCCACCTTGGACTTCGGCACCGCCAAGAGCCAGAAGACCAGCTACCGGACCATGTTCGAGTCCGGCCAGGCCGCCATGATGCCCATGGGCACCTGGTACATTGCCGGCATCCTCCAGGCCAAGAAGGACGGCAAGACCAACGTCAATTGGGGCTTGGCTCCAATGCCACAGAAGAACGACGACGGCAAGGTCACCACGTTCGGTTCGCCCACGGCCTTCGCCGTGAACAAGAACGCCACGCACTCCGATGAAGCCAAGAAGTTCATCGAGTGGGCTGCCGGTGAAGAAGGTGCCAAGGCGATCTCCAAGATCGGCGTCGTCCCGGCCCTGCAGAACGATGCCATCACCGCCGAGTACTTCAAGCTCGATGGCATGCCCGCGGACGAACTGTCCAAGAAGGCCTTCACTCCGGACACCACGGAACTGGAAATGCCCGTCAGTGACAAGTCTGCCGCTACGGACAAGATCCTCAACCAGGAGCACGACCTCATCATGGTGGGCGAGCGCTCCGTCACGGACGGTATTGCTGAGATGGGCAAGCGCGTCAAGAGCGAAGTGCTGGGCAAGTAA